A window of Acidobacteriota bacterium contains these coding sequences:
- a CDS encoding cyclic nucleotide-binding domain-containing protein → MANPFKDYIVKLRAGDLVFKEGDPGTEMYIVQSGKVEVFSDSPRGRVTLSVMEKGDFFGEMALLDGAPHGASARAIDDVELIEINSTLFDRMIKGNVEIAVRMLRKLSIRLRETDRKYEALLGAPAAASAAPAAAREPITRTAPPPAVPPASSPLDSAPTRNAAFAGTHAEEAAPPEPPAAAGPAPHRPAAPPPGVDGCHAFLLSEDGKENFPIAATKAVMGRFDPVTGLKPEVDLSNVDINRSVSRRHARLNLEGGIYYLIEEPGALNGTFINGRKLITGKPTRVKDGDAVSLGTVKLVFHETGKA, encoded by the coding sequence ATGGCCAATCCGTTCAAGGACTACATCGTCAAGCTGCGCGCGGGAGATCTCGTGTTCAAAGAGGGGGATCCCGGCACCGAGATGTACATCGTGCAGTCCGGAAAGGTCGAGGTCTTCAGCGACTCCCCGCGCGGCCGCGTGACGCTCTCGGTGATGGAGAAGGGGGACTTCTTCGGCGAGATGGCGCTCCTCGACGGCGCCCCGCACGGGGCATCGGCGCGCGCCATCGACGACGTCGAGCTGATCGAGATCAACAGCACGCTCTTCGACCGGATGATCAAGGGGAACGTCGAGATCGCGGTGCGCATGCTCCGCAAGCTCTCCATCCGGCTCCGGGAGACCGATCGCAAGTACGAGGCCCTGCTCGGCGCGCCGGCCGCGGCGTCCGCCGCGCCCGCGGCGGCGCGCGAGCCGATCACCCGGACGGCGCCCCCCCCGGCGGTGCCGCCCGCGTCCTCTCCTCTCGACTCCGCGCCGACGCGCAACGCCGCGTTCGCCGGAACGCACGCCGAGGAGGCCGCACCGCCCGAGCCGCCCGCCGCGGCAGGACCCGCGCCGCACCGCCCCGCCGCGCCGCCGCCGGGCGTCGACGGCTGCCACGCGTTCCTCCTCAGCGAGGACGGGAAGGAGAACTTCCCGATCGCCGCGACGAAGGCCGTCATGGGGCGATTCGATCCGGTGACAGGACTCAAGCCCGAGGTCGATCTCTCGAACGTCGACATCAACCGCTCGGTCTCCCGCCGCCACGCGCGGCTCAACCTGGAGGGGGGGATCTACTACCTCATCGAGGAGCCCGGCGCGCTGAACGGCACGTTCATCAACGGCCGCAAGCTGATCACAGGCAAGCCGACGCGCGTGAAGGACGGCGACGCCGTCAGCCTGGGGACCGTCAAGCTGGTCTTCCACGAGACGGGGAAGGCCTGA
- a CDS encoding HEAT repeat domain-containing protein: MTAALLVPGGWIGADVRPLTLYQKVARATLVARVRATSDSTRRPTLEVLEVYKGFYPGRFLSVVPYFQDNSNPKPWLHREVFRKGEESVLFLTPYDEDKDLAFDEPGTAPGEEGGEGRLFSILNADQGKVAIPSEGAEALTQTVRRIVEILALGQSDLQAEALRGLLRERNPILVEAGLEQVSLYDLAREEDGAALLALLASPRDDFRESAVRILGQIATAARAGKQDLRDRTEMFSRVVERVSGDAAPSVRREAVRALAAIGGEGAAAVLDRVRAQDADQRVRYEAGVALLRLAPDPAPRP; this comes from the coding sequence GTGACCGCGGCCCTCCTCGTCCCGGGCGGCTGGATCGGGGCGGATGTGCGCCCGCTCACCCTGTACCAGAAGGTCGCGCGCGCAACGCTCGTGGCGCGCGTGCGCGCGACGAGCGATTCCACGCGGAGGCCGACCCTCGAGGTGCTGGAGGTCTACAAGGGATTCTACCCCGGCCGATTCCTCTCCGTCGTCCCGTACTTCCAGGACAACTCCAACCCGAAGCCGTGGCTCCACCGCGAGGTCTTCAGGAAAGGGGAGGAGTCGGTGCTCTTCCTGACCCCCTACGACGAGGACAAAGACCTCGCGTTCGACGAGCCCGGGACTGCCCCCGGCGAGGAGGGGGGCGAGGGGCGGCTCTTCTCGATCCTGAACGCCGATCAGGGCAAGGTGGCGATCCCGAGCGAAGGGGCCGAGGCGCTCACGCAGACCGTTCGCCGCATCGTCGAGATCCTCGCGCTGGGGCAGAGCGATCTGCAGGCCGAGGCCCTCCGCGGACTGCTCCGCGAGCGCAACCCGATCCTGGTCGAGGCGGGGCTCGAGCAGGTGAGCCTGTACGATCTCGCGCGGGAGGAGGACGGCGCGGCGCTGCTGGCGCTCCTCGCGTCCCCACGGGACGACTTCCGGGAGAGCGCCGTGCGCATCCTCGGCCAGATCGCGACGGCGGCGCGGGCCGGAAAGCAGGATCTCCGCGACAGGACGGAGATGTTCAGTCGCGTCGTCGAGCGCGTCTCCGGCGATGCCGCGCCGTCCGTGCGCCGCGAGGCGGTCCGGGCGCTCGCGGCGATCGGAGGGGAGGGGGCGGCCGCGGTCCTCGATCGCGTGCGCGCGCAGGACGCCGACCAGCGCGTCCGGTACGAGGCGGGAGTGGCGCTTCTGAGGCTCGCGCCGGACCCGGCCCCCCGCCCCTGA